A genomic region of Desulfovibrio sp. X2 contains the following coding sequences:
- a CDS encoding metallophosphoesterase produces MRRAVLSDIHGNLHALTAVLDDVEFVRADEILTLGDNIGYGGDPEPVVELLHERGVSSCLGNHELALADPLEAEALNPHAAQALARTRDLMSEDAQALAAGYPRVIIRGGARFVHGAPPDRVDEYLFRYSREGRMEELFEEFSERLCFCGHTHELRLFLSDGVDVTRIKPGPGIQPLDPDTRYVVNAGAVGQPRDGDPRAKYVLWDDERDTLDIRYVDYDVDAAARRILRQGLPRLYADRLYG; encoded by the coding sequence ATGCGCCGGGCCGTTCTCTCCGACATCCACGGCAACCTCCACGCCCTCACGGCCGTGCTCGACGACGTGGAGTTCGTGCGCGCCGACGAGATCCTCACCCTCGGCGACAACATCGGCTACGGCGGGGACCCCGAGCCCGTGGTCGAGCTGCTGCACGAGCGCGGCGTCTCCTCGTGCCTGGGCAACCACGAGCTGGCCCTGGCGGACCCCCTGGAGGCCGAGGCCCTGAACCCCCACGCCGCACAGGCCCTGGCCCGCACCCGCGACCTCATGTCCGAGGACGCCCAGGCCCTGGCCGCGGGCTACCCCCGGGTGATCATCCGCGGCGGCGCGCGCTTCGTGCACGGCGCCCCGCCCGACCGCGTGGACGAATACCTCTTCCGCTACAGCCGCGAAGGCCGCATGGAGGAGCTCTTCGAGGAGTTCTCCGAGCGCCTGTGCTTCTGCGGCCACACCCACGAGCTGCGCCTCTTCCTCTCCGACGGCGTGGACGTGACGCGCATAAAGCCCGGCCCGGGCATCCAGCCCCTGGACCCGGACACGCGCTACGTGGTCAACGCCGGGGCCGTGGGCCAGCCGCGCGACGGCGACCCGCGCGCCAAGTACGTCCTCTGGGACGACGAGCGCGACACCCTGGACATCCGCTACGTGGACTACGACGTCGACGCCGCGGCGCGCCGCATCCTCCGGCAGGGCCTGCCGCGCCTCTACGCGGACCGCCTCTACGGCTGA